The sequence GAGCCCGAGCGGGTACCTGCCCTTGCCGTCGAAGGCCCCTTGAGGCCCGCGGGCACGGCGACGTCGTCGCCACGGGCACGCCAGGCCGCATGGGGTTTTCCTGCCTCGCGCGCGGGCCGTGAGGCGGCCGGAGCGTCAAGTGAGCGGGTGTGGCCGATCCGGCGGCAGGTCAGCTGCTGGAAGGGCCGGACGTGCCCGGCGCGGCGTTCCCGCCACCGGGCCGCGCCGGGCACGTCCGGGCAGAACCCGGGCGCGCTTCGTACGGGCCGGCCCGGCCCGGTGGCCGGTGACGAGGCCGGGCCACGGCAACGACTCGTCGCCGAGTTTCACCTCGCGCACATCGCCGTCCGGCCCCGGACGCCTGCCGGGCCGTGGCTCACGCGTCGATGATGACGGGGATGATCAAGGGCTTGCGGCGGTACGTGCGGAACGCCCAGTTCGCCACGGCGCGGGCGAGCAGCTGTTCGAGTTGGTGCGCGTCCCCGACGCCTTCCTCGGCCGCGGTGGCCAGGGTCTTCTCGATGACAGGGATGACCGGCTCGAAGGTGGTGTCGTCGTGGACGAAGCCGCGGGCCAGGAAGTCGGGGGCCTCGGCGAGCGCGCCGGTGTCGGCGTCGACGATCGCCACCACCGTGACCACGCCTTCGGCGGCGAGGGTGAGGCGGTCCTTGAGGGAGGCCTCGGTGGCGCCGCCGACTTCCATGCCGTCCACATAGACGTTGCCGGCGGGGACCTTGCCGGTGATGGACGCGCGCCCGTCGACGAGGTCGACGACGACGCCGTCCTCGGCGATGACGACCCGGTCGGGGTCGACGCCGGTACGGATGGCGAGGTCGCCGTTGGCCCGCAGGTGACGCCATTCGCCGTGGACCGGCATCACGTTGCGGGGTTTGACGATGTTGTAGCAGTAGACGAGTTCACCGGCGCTCGCGTGCCCGGAGACGTGCACCTTGGCGTTGCCCTTGTGGACCACGTGGGCGCCCCACCGGGTGAGCCCGTTGATGACCCGGTAGATGGCGTTCTCGTTGCCGGGGATGAGGGAGCTGGCGAGCAGGACGGTGTCGCCCTTGCCGATGCGGATCATGTGGTCGCGGTTGGCCATCCGTGACAGCGCGGCCATCGGTTCGCCCTGGGAGCCGGTGCACACGAGGGTGATCTTGTGGTCCGGGAGCTTCTCCAGCTCCTTGGTGCTCACGACCAGACCGGACGGGACCTTCAGATAGCCGAGGTCACGGGCGATGCCCATGTTGCGGACCATCGATCGGCCGACGAAGGCGACCTTGCGGCCGTGCTGGTGGGCGGCGTCCAGGACCTGCTGGATGCGGTGCACATGGCTGGCGAAGCTGGAGACGATGACCCGGCGGGGCGCGGTGCGCATGACCTGCTCGATCGCCGGGTTCAGCTCACGCTCGGAGGTGGTGAAGCCGGGCACCTCGGCGTTGGTGGAGTCGGTGAGGAACAGGTCCACGCCTTCCTCGCCGAGGCGGGCGAAGGCGCGCAGGTCGGTGATGCGGTCGTCGAGCGGGAACTGGTCCATCTTGAAGTCGCCGGTGTGCAGCACCATCCCGGCCGGCGTCCGGATGGCGACCGCCAGACTGTCCGGGATGGAGTGGTTGACCGCGACGAACTCGCAGTCGAAGGGACCGAAGCCGCGCCGGTCGCCCTCCCGCACCCGCACCGTACGCGGCCGGATCCCGTGTTCCTTGAGCTTGGCCTCCAGGAAGGCCAGCGTCAGCTTGGAGCCGACGACCGGAATGTCGGACCGCTCGCGCAGCAGGTACGGCACGCCGCCGATGTGGTCCTCGTGGCCGTGGGTGAGGACTACGGCCACGATGTCGTCCAGCCGGTCCCGGATCGAGGTGAAGTCCGGCAGGATCACGTCCACGCCGGGCTGGGTCTCCTCGGGGAACAGCACGCCGCAGTCGACGATGAGCAGTTTGCCCGCGTGCTCGAAGACGGTCATGTTGCGGCCGATCTCACCCAGGCCGCCCAGGGCAATGACCCGCAGCCCTCCTGCAGGCAGGGGAGGGGCGGCTTTCAGTTCCGGGTGTGGATGACTCATACCTTGACGGTACCCGGAGAGGGGGAGGGGATGATTCATTGCCTCTGTGATCTCTTCTTCGGTACCGCCTCCGGTGGGTCAGCCGCGAGCCCGGTCGTGCCGGCGGAGGTCTCCTGCCCCTTGTCCCGGCGGCCGGCCTCCCGGTGCGCCCCGCCGCTGCGCCACCAGGTGTACGGCAGTGCTCCAGCGCCGTCGGCACTGCGCCGGAAGTGTGTCCGGTCTTGCCCAGATGCCCGCCGTCTCCTCGGCCGGGCAGCGCTCCCGGCGTCCGTGACGGCGCACTGCCACTCGGAGATCGGCTGCCGCCCCTGCCGGAGTCGGTACTGCCCTCACGGCGGAACGTGAAAACGAATCCGACCGGCGAGAAATCCGTGCAAACACAGGCGCTGGAACGGGCGGCGCGAAACGGACGCAATATCCGGA comes from Streptomyces sp. SCL15-4 and encodes:
- a CDS encoding ribonuclease J, coding for MSHPHPELKAAPPLPAGGLRVIALGGLGEIGRNMTVFEHAGKLLIVDCGVLFPEETQPGVDVILPDFTSIRDRLDDIVAVVLTHGHEDHIGGVPYLLRERSDIPVVGSKLTLAFLEAKLKEHGIRPRTVRVREGDRRGFGPFDCEFVAVNHSIPDSLAVAIRTPAGMVLHTGDFKMDQFPLDDRITDLRAFARLGEEGVDLFLTDSTNAEVPGFTTSERELNPAIEQVMRTAPRRVIVSSFASHVHRIQQVLDAAHQHGRKVAFVGRSMVRNMGIARDLGYLKVPSGLVVSTKELEKLPDHKITLVCTGSQGEPMAALSRMANRDHMIRIGKGDTVLLASSLIPGNENAIYRVINGLTRWGAHVVHKGNAKVHVSGHASAGELVYCYNIVKPRNVMPVHGEWRHLRANGDLAIRTGVDPDRVVIAEDGVVVDLVDGRASITGKVPAGNVYVDGMEVGGATEASLKDRLTLAAEGVVTVVAIVDADTGALAEAPDFLARGFVHDDTTFEPVIPVIEKTLATAAEEGVGDAHQLEQLLARAVANWAFRTYRRKPLIIPVIIDA